A part of Myxococcus landrumus genomic DNA contains:
- the bamA gene encoding outer membrane protein assembly factor BamA, producing the protein MPGPVRAQVNGGAPSRAPSPSTPAPTPQEPERPSDAPVEEEPASSEDEANRVVEIRVEGNKRVEAEAIRRALRTKVGQPWDPSRSAEDLRAVWALGYFQNVELLRQKMPSGIAYVVRVEERPVVRSVALKGNEELNKDDFKDDIEVKSNTILDMETVRSTVKKIQAKYVEKGFFLAEVSHEIKPAEGGGSVDVVIVINEHAKVMVKQITLIGAEKVPASVLKETMITREGGFFSFFTGEGTYREDAFQRDLAVIQIAYYDRGFINVKIDKPTVQLSADKRYIYITLRITEGEPYDIGKIDIAGDLLPDVPKERMMGLMRSRTKDRFNRSQLSQDILGLSDVYYDRGYAYANINPVTSVNADNRTVDLTFDVQKGPQVTIERIDISGNTKTRDKVIRRELRVYEGELYSGTGVRRSKERVTALGYFETVEVTQRPGSTDDTIVLQVEVKEKATGTFQVGLGFSNVENFIFTAQISQNNFLGWGQSVSASAQISSLRSLVQLSFYDPYFLDTNYLLSAEFFRVQADYEGFIRNSTGGTISIGYQFIDDLLGTIGYTREWVNVEAGSNLGAVLLANQFLSGTTSAARLSLSFDRRDNRLFPSRGFYHVGSVEFAPDFLGGSFLFNRYTATSRLYFPMPLGFVFKTNASLGYIQQLDSNKPLPISELYYVGGINSVRGYFLRSISPTVKVPRSSNPDATVTDFLVGGNKQLVFNFELEFPIFEKAGLRGVLFYDAGNAFASNERFFEDKQDKLPLGLFHSAGFGFRWFSPIGPLRFEWGIPLTRRPEDERILFEFTIGNFF; encoded by the coding sequence GTGCCTGGCCCCGTCCGGGCACAGGTGAACGGGGGTGCGCCTTCTCGGGCCCCATCTCCGAGTACTCCCGCGCCCACTCCCCAAGAGCCCGAGCGTCCCTCGGACGCCCCCGTTGAAGAAGAGCCCGCCTCGTCCGAGGACGAGGCGAACCGGGTGGTGGAGATTCGAGTCGAGGGCAACAAGCGGGTGGAGGCCGAGGCCATTCGCCGCGCCCTTCGCACCAAGGTGGGTCAGCCTTGGGACCCCTCCCGCAGCGCCGAGGACCTCCGGGCCGTGTGGGCCCTGGGGTACTTCCAGAACGTGGAGCTGCTGCGGCAGAAGATGCCGAGCGGCATCGCCTACGTCGTCCGGGTGGAGGAGCGGCCCGTGGTCCGCTCCGTCGCGCTCAAGGGCAACGAGGAGCTCAACAAGGACGACTTCAAGGACGACATCGAGGTCAAGTCCAACACCATCCTGGACATGGAGACCGTGCGCAGCACGGTGAAGAAGATCCAGGCCAAGTACGTGGAGAAGGGCTTCTTCCTCGCCGAGGTCTCCCACGAGATCAAACCCGCCGAAGGCGGCGGGAGCGTGGACGTCGTCATCGTCATCAACGAGCACGCCAAGGTGATGGTGAAGCAGATCACCCTCATCGGCGCGGAGAAGGTCCCCGCGTCGGTGCTCAAGGAGACGATGATCACCCGCGAGGGAGGCTTCTTCTCCTTCTTCACGGGCGAGGGCACGTACCGCGAGGACGCCTTCCAGCGCGACCTGGCCGTCATCCAGATCGCCTACTACGACCGCGGTTTCATCAACGTCAAGATCGACAAGCCCACGGTCCAGCTCTCCGCGGACAAGCGCTACATCTACATCACCCTGCGCATCACCGAGGGCGAGCCGTACGACATCGGGAAGATCGACATCGCTGGTGACCTGCTCCCCGACGTGCCGAAGGAGCGGATGATGGGGCTGATGCGGTCGCGCACCAAGGACCGCTTCAACCGCTCGCAGCTGTCGCAAGACATCCTGGGCCTGTCGGACGTGTATTACGACCGCGGCTACGCGTACGCGAACATCAACCCCGTCACGAGCGTCAACGCGGACAACCGCACGGTGGACCTGACCTTCGATGTTCAGAAGGGCCCTCAGGTCACCATCGAGCGCATCGACATCAGCGGCAACACGAAGACGCGCGACAAGGTCATCCGTCGCGAGCTGCGCGTGTACGAAGGTGAGCTCTACAGCGGCACGGGTGTGCGCCGCAGCAAGGAGCGCGTCACCGCCCTGGGCTACTTCGAGACGGTGGAAGTCACCCAGCGCCCGGGCAGCACCGACGACACCATCGTCCTCCAGGTGGAGGTGAAGGAGAAGGCCACCGGTACCTTCCAGGTCGGCCTGGGCTTCTCCAACGTGGAGAACTTCATCTTCACGGCGCAGATCTCCCAGAACAACTTCCTGGGCTGGGGCCAGAGCGTCTCCGCGTCCGCGCAGATCTCCAGCCTGCGCTCGCTCGTGCAGTTGTCGTTCTACGACCCGTACTTCCTGGACACCAACTACCTGTTGTCCGCGGAGTTCTTCCGCGTCCAGGCGGACTACGAAGGCTTCATCCGCAACTCCACCGGTGGAACCATCTCCATCGGCTACCAGTTCATCGACGACCTGCTGGGCACCATCGGCTACACCCGTGAGTGGGTGAACGTGGAGGCGGGCTCGAACCTGGGCGCGGTGCTGTTGGCCAACCAGTTCCTGTCAGGCACCACCAGCGCGGCCCGGCTGTCGCTCTCGTTCGACCGCCGCGACAACCGCCTGTTCCCGTCGCGCGGCTTTTACCATGTGGGCTCGGTGGAGTTCGCCCCGGACTTCCTCGGGGGCTCGTTCCTCTTCAACCGGTACACCGCGACGTCGCGTCTGTACTTCCCGATGCCGCTGGGCTTCGTCTTCAAGACGAACGCCTCCCTGGGCTACATCCAGCAGCTCGACTCGAACAAGCCGCTGCCCATCTCGGAGCTGTATTACGTGGGTGGTATCAACAGCGTCCGCGGCTACTTCCTGCGCAGCATCAGCCCGACGGTGAAGGTGCCTCGCTCGAGCAACCCGGACGCCACCGTCACGGACTTCCTCGTGGGCGGCAACAAGCAGCTCGTCTTCAACTTCGAGCTCGAGTTCCCCATCTTCGAGAAGGCCGGCCTGCGCGGTGTGCTCTTCTACGACGCGGGCAACGCCTTCGCTTCGAACGAGCGCTTCTTCGAGGACAAGCAGGACAAGCTGCCACTCGGCCTCTTCCACTCGGCGGGCTTCGGCTTCCGCTGGTTCAGCCCGATCGGCCCCCTGCGCTTCGAATGGGGTATCCCGCTCACCAGGCGGCCGGAAGACGAACGGATTCTGTTCGAGTTCACTATCGGCAACTTCTTCTGA
- a CDS encoding OmpH family outer membrane protein, translated as MSLRTTVAAMAAVLSLALPVASSAAEMKVAYVDLQRVLLEVDDGKAAKTRLQKWLEDKQKEIDKEQSALRAEKEALDKQASAMAADVRGQKEAELQRKVMTLAQKWEKSRAEAANKERQEMEPIINKIDQVVASIAQRDDLGLVLEKRDSGIVFAKAQYDISNEVIRAYNSSKKTAAKDAPTK; from the coding sequence ATGTCGCTTCGCACCACTGTCGCGGCCATGGCCGCCGTCCTGTCGCTTGCCCTGCCGGTGGCCTCTTCGGCCGCGGAGATGAAGGTCGCCTACGTGGACCTTCAGCGGGTCCTTCTCGAGGTGGATGACGGCAAGGCCGCCAAGACCCGCCTCCAGAAGTGGCTGGAGGACAAGCAGAAGGAGATCGACAAGGAGCAGTCCGCCCTCCGCGCCGAGAAGGAGGCGCTGGACAAGCAGGCGAGCGCCATGGCCGCTGACGTGCGGGGCCAGAAGGAGGCGGAGCTGCAGCGCAAGGTGATGACGCTCGCCCAGAAGTGGGAGAAGAGCCGCGCCGAGGCCGCCAACAAGGAGCGCCAGGAGATGGAGCCCATCATCAACAAGATTGACCAGGTGGTGGCGTCCATCGCGCAGCGCGATGACCTGGGCCTGGTGCTGGAGAAGCGCGACTCGGGCATCGTCTTCGCGAAGGCCCAGTACGACATCTCCAACGAAGTCATCCGGGCGTACAACAGCTCGAAGAAGACGGCGGCGAAGGACGCCCCGACGAAGTAG
- the lpxD gene encoding UDP-3-O-(3-hydroxymyristoyl)glucosamine N-acyltransferase, translating into MKTSPAPRRLGELAAHVGGELLGDSEQLIHGLNGLEEASPGDVSFYGNTRYRRQFEATRASAVLVGGDVSPRDGVALVRVPNPHLAYAKLLHLFHPTPRPAPGIRPGAWVHPEATVHPEAAVMAGATVEAGAKVGARSVLYPGAYLGEHAEVGEDSVLHPNVTVREGCIVGSRCILHSASVVGADGFGFAFNPEGEAGPEHYKIPQVGIVRIEDDVELGACSCIDRATVGETVVGRGTKVDNLVQIAHNVKIGALSLICAQAGVSGSAEIGMGVVLAGQVGVVGHIRVGDMAKVGAQSGVAHDVPDGQVVSGSPAVPHKEWLRASAAVNQVADLLKEMRALRRRVELLEKEKGE; encoded by the coding sequence GTGAAGACCTCTCCCGCCCCTCGTCGGCTCGGGGAGCTCGCCGCCCATGTCGGGGGAGAGCTTCTCGGTGACTCTGAGCAGCTCATCCACGGACTCAACGGGCTTGAAGAAGCCAGCCCGGGAGACGTGTCTTTCTACGGAAACACGCGCTACCGCCGCCAGTTCGAGGCCACCCGCGCCTCGGCTGTCCTGGTCGGTGGAGACGTGTCTCCCCGCGACGGTGTCGCGCTCGTGCGGGTGCCCAACCCGCACCTGGCCTACGCCAAGCTGCTGCATCTGTTCCATCCCACTCCCCGACCCGCGCCGGGCATCCGCCCTGGAGCGTGGGTGCACCCCGAGGCCACCGTTCATCCGGAAGCCGCGGTGATGGCGGGCGCCACCGTGGAGGCTGGCGCGAAGGTGGGGGCTCGCTCGGTGCTGTACCCGGGCGCCTACCTGGGCGAGCACGCCGAGGTGGGTGAGGACAGCGTCCTGCATCCCAACGTGACGGTGCGCGAGGGCTGCATCGTGGGCTCGCGGTGCATCCTCCACTCCGCCTCCGTGGTGGGCGCGGATGGCTTTGGCTTCGCGTTCAACCCGGAAGGCGAAGCGGGGCCGGAGCACTACAAGATTCCCCAGGTGGGCATCGTCCGCATCGAGGACGACGTCGAGCTGGGCGCCTGCTCCTGCATCGACCGCGCGACGGTCGGGGAGACGGTGGTGGGGCGTGGCACCAAGGTCGACAACCTGGTGCAGATTGCCCACAACGTGAAGATTGGCGCGCTGAGCCTCATCTGCGCCCAGGCCGGTGTGTCCGGCTCGGCGGAGATTGGCATGGGCGTGGTATTGGCTGGCCAGGTGGGTGTGGTGGGCCACATCCGCGTGGGTGACATGGCGAAGGTGGGCGCGCAGTCCGGCGTGGCCCATGACGTCCCGGATGGCCAGGTGGTGAGTGGCTCTCCAGCCGTTCCTCACAAGGAATGGCTCCGGGCCAGCGCGGCGGTGAATCAGGTGGCGGACCTGCTCAAGGAAATGCGAGCCCTGCGCCGCAGGGTGGAGCTGCTCGAGAAGGAGAAGGGGGAGTGA
- the fabZ gene encoding 3-hydroxyacyl-ACP dehydratase FabZ, translated as MDIREIQNLLPHRYPFLLIDRVVEIVPGQKITAFKNVTINEPFFNGHFPGHPVMPGVLILEALAQASAILAYKSENMDPTQKVTYLMGVDGARFRKPVVPGDRVQLLIEVLRHKGAVWKTKGTATVDGVKVAEGEFLATVVDKDAGAEESAAS; from the coding sequence ATGGACATCCGAGAAATCCAGAACTTGCTGCCGCACCGGTACCCGTTCCTCCTCATCGACCGGGTGGTGGAGATTGTTCCGGGCCAGAAAATCACGGCCTTCAAGAACGTCACCATCAACGAGCCCTTCTTCAACGGCCACTTCCCGGGACACCCGGTGATGCCGGGGGTGCTCATCCTGGAGGCGCTGGCGCAGGCGTCCGCGATTCTCGCGTACAAGAGCGAGAACATGGACCCCACCCAGAAGGTGACCTACCTGATGGGCGTGGATGGCGCGCGCTTCCGCAAGCCGGTGGTGCCGGGCGACCGGGTGCAGCTCCTCATCGAGGTGCTGCGTCACAAGGGCGCGGTCTGGAAGACGAAGGGCACGGCGACCGTGGATGGCGTGAAGGTCGCTGAAGGCGAGTTCCTGGCCACGGTGGTGGACAAGGACGCTGGGGCGGAAGAGAGCGCGGCGTCCTGA
- the lpxA gene encoding acyl-ACP--UDP-N-acetylglucosamine O-acyltransferase: MAQVHPTAVVHPDARLHESVQVGPYSVIGPQVTIGEGSRVGPHVVIEGRTTIGARNRIFQFASIGADPQDLKYAGEDTELTLGDDNQVREFVTLHKGTVGGGGATRIGSGTLLMANSHVAHDCIVGNGCRIGNGSALAGHVEMEDHVIISGLAAVHQFTRLGRFAFISGGAMVTMDIPPYATAQGDRAELVGLNTVGLERGGYSKEQIERVKEAHRILFRSKLGLQEALARLRSELAGHPEVDHLVSFIAQSKRGLTR, encoded by the coding sequence ATGGCTCAGGTTCATCCCACCGCGGTGGTTCATCCCGATGCGCGTCTACACGAGTCGGTCCAGGTCGGACCCTACTCCGTGATTGGACCGCAGGTGACGATTGGCGAGGGCTCCCGCGTGGGGCCCCACGTCGTCATCGAGGGCCGCACGACGATTGGTGCGCGCAACCGCATCTTCCAGTTCGCCTCCATCGGGGCGGACCCGCAGGACTTGAAGTATGCGGGGGAAGACACCGAGCTCACGCTGGGTGACGACAACCAGGTGCGCGAGTTCGTCACGCTGCACAAGGGCACTGTCGGTGGGGGCGGTGCCACGCGCATCGGCAGTGGGACCCTCCTGATGGCCAACAGCCACGTGGCCCACGACTGCATCGTGGGGAACGGCTGCCGCATCGGCAACGGGTCCGCGCTGGCCGGCCATGTGGAGATGGAAGACCACGTCATCATCAGCGGCCTGGCGGCGGTGCATCAGTTCACCCGCCTGGGCCGCTTCGCCTTCATCTCCGGCGGCGCCATGGTGACCATGGACATCCCGCCGTACGCCACCGCGCAGGGAGACCGCGCGGAGCTGGTGGGGCTCAACACCGTGGGCCTGGAGCGCGGCGGCTACTCGAAGGAGCAGATCGAGCGCGTGAAGGAAGCCCACCGCATCCTGTTCCGCTCCAAGCTGGGGCTGCAGGAGGCGCTGGCGCGGCTGCGCTCGGAGCTGGCGGGGCACCCCGAGGTGGACCACCTCGTGAGCTTCATCGCGCAGAGCAAGCGCGGCCTGACGCGCTAG
- a CDS encoding LpxI family protein, whose product MESSAPPDGKIGLIAGNGQLPFLFARAARARGLEVIAVAHKGETDPALAAEVGALTWVRVGQVNRIQKAFLAAGVKQAAMAGGISHVKALTDARPDLGAVRIISRLRSFRDDALLRAVAADFESRGVTIIAPTDYLGEVLCPPGHLAGPVLSEAQEKDVALGREVAVLLGQADVGQTVVVHQGHVLALEAVEGTDEAIRRGGKLGGAGAVVVKRCKPDQDMRFDLPAAGPRTLEVMNEVGAKVLALEAGRTVLLDAPALFAAAKDSGITLVGVP is encoded by the coding sequence ATGGAGAGCAGCGCGCCGCCGGACGGCAAGATTGGTCTCATCGCGGGCAATGGTCAACTTCCGTTCCTCTTCGCGCGCGCCGCGCGGGCGAGAGGGCTGGAAGTCATCGCCGTGGCGCACAAGGGTGAGACGGACCCGGCGCTGGCCGCCGAGGTAGGCGCGCTGACGTGGGTGCGCGTCGGCCAGGTGAACCGCATCCAGAAGGCCTTCCTGGCCGCGGGCGTGAAGCAGGCGGCCATGGCGGGCGGCATCAGCCACGTGAAGGCGCTGACGGACGCCCGGCCGGACCTGGGCGCCGTCCGCATCATCTCCCGCCTGCGCAGCTTCAGGGATGACGCGCTCCTGCGCGCGGTGGCCGCCGACTTCGAGTCGCGCGGCGTCACCATCATTGCCCCCACGGACTACCTGGGTGAGGTGCTCTGTCCTCCAGGCCACCTGGCGGGCCCGGTGCTGAGCGAGGCGCAGGAGAAGGACGTGGCGCTGGGGCGCGAGGTGGCGGTGCTCCTGGGCCAGGCCGACGTGGGCCAGACGGTGGTGGTGCACCAGGGGCACGTCCTGGCGCTCGAGGCGGTGGAGGGCACCGACGAGGCCATCCGCCGAGGCGGCAAGCTGGGAGGCGCGGGCGCGGTGGTGGTGAAGCGCTGCAAGCCCGACCAGGACATGCGCTTCGACCTTCCGGCGGCGGGACCCCGCACGCTGGAGGTGATGAACGAAGTCGGGGCCAAGGTCCTCGCGCTGGAGGCGGGCCGCACGGTGCTGCTGGACGCGCCCGCGCTGTTCGCCGCCGCCAAGGACTCGGGCATCACCCTCGTCGGCGTGCCCTGA
- a CDS encoding OmpA family protein codes for MNARLVLLLCLAVSTPLPAFAEAIRVSLEGRAAVGEKLPALLVHIDEPIAGFELKLRRGDGKEVSVKGGGKPGITRRIELEQPEGRFHYEGELVVRFPDTESASMPLSFDTELNGPLRLEVRPEDVDVAGRKLSFLLSRPAGRVELTVLMDTGKKAFEGEVPFNGEPAGTPLGLSWPPAEGRVMKISLRAFDTSDFYTGVDLFPWRVDIPHEEVSFASGRADIPAAERGKLDRSHALIVEALAKYGRFAAVRLFVLGHTDTVGDASGNRELSLKRARSLAAAFRQRGLRVPIFYEGLGEESPAVRTPDETAEAGNRRAEYIIAVEDPALPRASFSPRWRKL; via the coding sequence ATGAATGCCCGCCTGGTCCTGCTGCTGTGTCTTGCCGTCTCAACGCCGCTGCCCGCGTTCGCTGAAGCCATCCGGGTGTCCCTGGAGGGCCGTGCCGCGGTGGGCGAGAAGCTCCCGGCATTGCTCGTGCACATCGACGAGCCGATTGCCGGCTTCGAGTTGAAGCTGCGGCGCGGGGATGGGAAGGAGGTCTCGGTGAAGGGAGGAGGCAAGCCAGGCATCACCCGACGCATCGAGCTGGAGCAGCCCGAGGGCCGCTTCCACTACGAGGGCGAGCTGGTGGTGCGCTTCCCCGACACCGAGTCAGCCAGCATGCCGCTGTCCTTCGACACGGAGCTCAACGGGCCGCTGCGGTTGGAGGTGCGTCCGGAGGACGTGGACGTCGCGGGGCGCAAGCTCTCCTTCCTGCTCTCGCGTCCCGCGGGCCGCGTGGAGCTCACCGTGCTGATGGACACGGGGAAGAAGGCCTTCGAGGGCGAGGTGCCCTTCAATGGCGAGCCAGCGGGCACGCCGCTGGGATTGAGCTGGCCACCCGCCGAGGGCCGGGTGATGAAGATTTCCCTCCGGGCCTTCGACACATCGGACTTCTACACGGGTGTCGACCTCTTCCCGTGGCGCGTGGACATTCCGCATGAGGAAGTGAGCTTCGCGTCGGGGCGCGCGGACATTCCCGCCGCCGAGCGAGGCAAGCTGGACAGGAGCCATGCGTTGATTGTGGAGGCGCTTGCGAAATACGGCCGCTTCGCGGCGGTTCGCCTCTTCGTGCTCGGGCACACGGACACGGTGGGGGACGCGAGTGGCAACCGGGAGCTGTCGCTCAAGCGGGCGCGGAGCCTCGCCGCGGCCTTCCGTCAGCGCGGGTTGAGGGTCCCCATCTTCTACGAGGGTTTGGGTGAGGAGTCGCCAGCCGTGCGGACTCCGGACGAGACGGCGGAAGCGGGCAACCGCCGGGCCGAATACATCATCGCGGTGGAGGACCCGGCGCTGCCTCGAGCGTCCTTCTCGCCGCGGTGGAGGAAGCTGTAG
- a CDS encoding MarC family protein, giving the protein MTVYLTQFLVALPAIFFVVDPIGVVPLFLAMTAGDTKEKVRSTALRACLVAGGLMTFFALFGTVIFKVFGVSLGAFRVAGGILLLMTALDMLRARPSETRTTPTEEREGAVKEDVAIVPLAIPLLAGPGGIATAMVLVARGNSMTGTLPVLAAIILTFVASYFILRASGLVQRVLRQSGVAIVERVMGLILAAIAVQFMADGAKELWK; this is encoded by the coding sequence ATGACGGTCTACCTGACGCAATTCCTGGTGGCCTTGCCGGCCATCTTCTTCGTGGTGGACCCCATCGGGGTGGTGCCTCTGTTCCTGGCGATGACGGCCGGGGACACGAAGGAGAAGGTTCGCAGCACGGCGCTGCGAGCCTGTCTGGTCGCGGGCGGGCTGATGACCTTCTTCGCCCTGTTCGGCACCGTCATCTTCAAGGTGTTCGGCGTGTCGCTGGGCGCCTTCCGCGTGGCGGGGGGCATCCTGCTGCTGATGACGGCGCTGGACATGCTCCGGGCCCGGCCTTCGGAGACGCGCACCACGCCCACCGAGGAGCGCGAAGGGGCGGTGAAGGAAGACGTGGCCATCGTCCCGCTGGCCATTCCCCTGCTGGCCGGCCCCGGCGGCATCGCCACCGCCATGGTGCTGGTGGCCCGAGGCAACTCCATGACGGGCACGCTGCCCGTGCTCGCGGCCATCATCCTCACCTTCGTCGCCAGCTACTTCATCCTGCGCGCCTCGGGCCTCGTGCAGCGGGTGCTGCGTCAGTCCGGCGTCGCCATCGTCGAGCGGGTGATGGGGCTCATCCTCGCCGCCATCGCCGTGCAGTTCATGGCGGACGGCGCCAAGGAGCTCTGGAAGTAG
- a CDS encoding polyprenol monophosphomannose synthase, with translation MNPALVCIPTYNERENIEAITLAVLKADPRVDILIVDDNSPDGTGQLADALAAQDSRVRVLHREKKEGLGRAYLAAFRWALEQGYAYIMEMDADFSHDPRYLSGMLDAAEAGSDLVLGSRYVTGGGTVNWGVGRQVISRGGSLYARTILGVGVRDLTGGFKCFHRRVLESIDLDAVHSTGYAFQIELTYRTLKRGFTVREVPIIFEDRRVGHSKMNKKIFAEALTMVWKLRLTV, from the coding sequence ATGAACCCTGCGCTGGTCTGCATCCCCACGTACAACGAGCGGGAGAACATCGAGGCCATCACCCTGGCGGTGCTCAAGGCCGACCCGCGCGTCGACATCCTCATCGTCGACGACAACTCGCCCGACGGCACGGGGCAGCTCGCCGACGCACTCGCGGCCCAGGACTCCCGGGTGCGCGTGCTGCATCGCGAGAAGAAGGAAGGCCTGGGGCGCGCGTACCTGGCCGCGTTCCGCTGGGCCCTGGAGCAGGGCTACGCGTACATCATGGAGATGGACGCCGACTTCAGCCATGACCCGCGCTACCTGTCGGGCATGCTGGACGCGGCCGAGGCGGGCTCGGACCTGGTGCTCGGCTCGCGCTATGTCACCGGGGGCGGCACGGTGAACTGGGGCGTCGGCCGGCAGGTCATCAGCCGGGGCGGCAGCCTGTATGCCCGGACGATTCTGGGCGTGGGCGTGCGCGACTTGACTGGGGGCTTCAAGTGCTTCCACCGGCGGGTGCTGGAGTCCATCGACCTGGATGCCGTACACAGCACCGGGTACGCATTCCAAATCGAGCTCACCTACCGCACGCTCAAGCGCGGCTTCACCGTGCGCGAGGTCCCCATCATCTTCGAGGACCGCCGGGTGGGACACTCCAAGATGAACAAGAAGATTTTCGCCGAGGCGCTCACCATGGTGTGGAAGCTGCGCCTCACGGTGTAG
- the lpxB gene encoding lipid-A-disaccharide synthase — protein sequence MTPPPRILVVAGEASGDSHAADLVAALQARRPDLTFFGMGGSRLGATGVELLFDAREVSVMGITEVLPRIPRILQIMKGLAQAAAERRPVAAILVDIPDFNLRLAKKLKALGIPVAYYISPMIWAWRRGRVHTIKRLVDRMLCILPFEEDFYREAGVSARYVGSPVVEQIPAPDSPAAFRTQLGLKLDAPTLALLPGSRMSEIRRLLPAMVDTAKTLSAERPGLQVVVPVAPTIPREEVVSRFEGSGVTPVLIDGRAPEVVGASDAAIVASGTAALEAGLMQRPLVVIYRVSLITYWVGRMMLKVAFVSLVNLLAGRRVVPELIQGEATPKRIAEEVRRVWTPGTPRDEMLKGLAEVRGRLGEAGAAARAAESVMELLPPRAI from the coding sequence ATGACGCCACCGCCCCGCATTCTCGTCGTGGCCGGCGAGGCCTCTGGCGACTCCCACGCCGCCGACCTCGTCGCTGCCCTGCAGGCCCGCCGCCCGGACCTCACCTTCTTCGGAATGGGAGGCTCGCGACTCGGCGCCACCGGCGTCGAGTTGCTCTTCGACGCTCGCGAAGTGTCCGTCATGGGCATCACCGAGGTGCTCCCACGCATCCCGCGCATCCTTCAAATCATGAAGGGGCTGGCCCAGGCCGCCGCGGAACGACGCCCCGTGGCCGCCATCCTCGTGGACATCCCGGACTTCAACCTGCGCCTGGCCAAGAAGCTCAAGGCCCTGGGCATCCCCGTCGCCTATTACATCTCGCCCATGATCTGGGCCTGGCGCCGAGGCCGGGTCCACACCATCAAGCGGCTGGTGGACCGGATGCTCTGCATCCTCCCTTTCGAGGAGGACTTCTACCGCGAGGCCGGCGTGAGCGCCCGCTACGTGGGCAGCCCCGTCGTGGAGCAGATTCCCGCGCCGGACAGTCCCGCCGCGTTCCGCACCCAGTTGGGGCTCAAGCTGGATGCCCCCACCCTGGCGCTGCTCCCGGGCAGCCGCATGAGCGAGATTCGCCGGCTCCTGCCCGCCATGGTGGACACGGCGAAGACGTTGTCCGCTGAACGCCCGGGCCTCCAGGTCGTCGTCCCCGTGGCCCCCACCATCCCCCGGGAGGAGGTCGTCTCCCGCTTCGAGGGCAGCGGCGTGACGCCCGTGCTCATCGACGGCCGGGCCCCGGAGGTCGTCGGCGCCAGCGATGCCGCCATCGTCGCGTCCGGGACGGCGGCGTTGGAAGCCGGACTGATGCAGCGTCCGCTCGTCGTCATCTACCGCGTGTCCCTCATCACATACTGGGTGGGGCGGATGATGTTGAAGGTGGCCTTCGTGTCCCTGGTCAACCTGCTGGCCGGCCGGCGCGTGGTGCCGGAGCTGATCCAGGGGGAGGCCACCCCCAAGCGCATCGCGGAGGAGGTCCGACGCGTGTGGACCCCGGGAACCCCGCGAGACGAGATGCTCAAGGGACTGGCGGAGGTCCGGGGGAGGCTGGGCGAGGCAGGGGCCGCCGCCCGGGCGGCGGAGTCGGTCATGGAGCTACTGCCCCCGCGCGCCATTTAG